The stretch of DNA tgactgagtaagcatacctccgcggcgacgatgtagttacagaatttaaattacagaatttaaatactgaaaagtaatgtgctggaagttagccatacaatataagccacctgatgatacccataagatcccttagggctttacgttctagacttgtccttggagatcctagacTCTTTCCAACAACTTTAGTAGTTCTGGaatcaagttttaatttgttgttttgaaaacaagggttgccatctctggtaggctgtctgcgagctctgatgccagctgtggcggaaccacccaaactaactgggcccgggtgcactgatctttgttgctaagcaactctgacccaaattggcactcaccggtagttcctcgagtgaagcctcgatcaaagccacgctattccaggatcagcagacaacactcacacgaaggtgagcccagagattacaacacagaacacttcatacatctcagagggattgcagcggaagagaaatctattacaaaccatgatcagagtagcaaagtattACAAAattccaaactacacaaattattcaagtgtcatagttCAGTGGAAGCAGTAAAACATCTAACGAAAGGAAGTGacgtatcgataaagcccgtacgaaagcgtcactcagcgggagggtggtcagcaccggctgaaggaccatcccactcaacagaccagcccggaggcaaagtacacgaccaagtaagactcgcaaacagatcttcaaagttagtacctgaaaaacagtgccacaagcaaggctgagtatactaatactcagcaagactgacccgtcaccggatataacatagtccgataactagacatgcaaggctttttggttggtggggtttgttttgccaaaaatgccactaagagttggtccttattttcagattttatctagccatcttctagttggattaaccattctaagtttgcatccaactctacacaaacatggtagagcaatcatttaatcaaccagcagtattatcatcatcatgttccacttgttactctgtgtgaccgaaaacattaagcagtctcatgccgtgagaggcggacgattctgaatcgaatttcaacctggccaggggaacctagaccacacgtatgggaaccaagtcacccacacaacatttcccctttctttccagtccgtggatccggcacaccctccccgactacagagcccgacgtctctgcacccatacgtccggacaaaaataaaacctacttctaccaagagggtgcgagatcgttccactcgctggtccaatcaggtacttcagcttaccgattgccatatttctcggcatgtggctagtactttcaaacgcttaacgaaatgagccacaccccgcgaccttagccatttttactacaccagcggggtatcacaactacacaaccccgcccgttgtccttatatttcagcaggaattaaagtcagtcaactcctataatctcgcgaaaggcaggaaacctctcgacttttaccgtacctagttagggggcaactagtcgagaaaaagatccggataacaaacataggtacctagggatcatgcacctaaggtttttgatcaactcctagaaaacgtaaatgcgcaataaaattattacaacatacacaaatagtaagatgaatataatgcgtaaaataatgggattatgcaccggggcttgccttcttgggcactgttcaaaagtagccttgggctcttccgaacattggttcgggtcttgattcaagtcagtataattaagagagacactctccggagtggtagtattcgcgggcaccaactcgtaatcaccgtcgagtagatttaccgtttctatatgcatgcagaaatgatattgttacaacatgatataaacatatttatttccttcactataaagttgtagtccagtatagcatgtgtttgttgtggtggtcttagttaactttattttctgggcaatcgtttatagagtagttcttaatttcactttacttcataaaagagctgtgtgttttgatcttcattcttatcattaaaacatagcagactttcactatttcatagcaaccaatttactcatgagctagtgatgaaaaactaaagtaacccaGATCAGGTactttagcatctatggtatagttttcagcatctaaccataaagtaattaaccataacaaagcatgtaagtagattactctagttgcttcacctttttgcacagcaagtttgacatgggttctagtgctacaaattttatgggagcatctaccaagcatctactcagtactgtaattttttccagattttattcacttatacagctgaggtaataaaaagaacaaaacaacaagccattaattaagattaattctccagagagttgtactagggatatgattctcaaatttttaccaaagCCTACTAATGAGCTTAACATACTCCAcaaaaattatcgagctttataaccaccagataaattagttatgcatttaacttaacatgatttagcataaatttctcaagatacatttaaccagtactgcttatgaaatttttattacagatataacatactctaaacaagatcatatccaaaaatcaagatcagttatggtgtagattactcagaacacaaatagtaaatctagtcctaaatactaagcatgattattcaccaaagcaaaactcagtaaatgaagctcaaaatttttggacaggaacacagagctaaaaagagacttcagaaataaatacagatttttctgagcataagaactatatatgaagaattaagttgattaaacaagcataaatcatggtatatagcaaatgaactcaaataaatcttaaatttaggtattaacagGGATTCAGTTTCACATacatgcagtaaaaattccagagcaagttcatgtgcatattttccagtattaattcGAGAATGTCAATAACAGATTATAGAATCTTGATTGCTCCaatatgataactgttttggttggttgtcatctttttactgttatcttaatattccattattgataacatatccaaaaatcaaggtcatttgctgagtagaacttcataaacatgcataaggtgattttcttattctttttctcagattaaaataaaagcaaaatatgaacatgtgactttaacaaaagttgtagttcttgttctaaggattccataacattttagtttgaatttttatgatttttatacgattttctaggcatttttgaagtttgctgttttggagTTTAAGCACATTTTGCAGATTAGTCCCTGGAGGTTTTGGTTCTTCTCaaacgaggtccctggcggaactTCAGAACAGAGCAGGGAACGGGAgcggcgtttcccggcgaggaggttggccggcggcgaggggaaagtgggggaaaatgatgaggaggtcgagagctacctttgggtggccgtggctcgtcgggagagggtctgaggaggcgggtccacggtgaggggcggccggcggaggttCTGGTCGCCGGTGGCGATGGCCGGCGGCCTTGCTGGGCACGCGCGAGGGGCTGGGCTCTGCCCTTTATAGACCCggaaggagggggagggcgagCTGAGGAGGGAGCAGCCGGGGCAGGGCGCGAAGCCAGGGGAGGACGCGGGCTCGGCGTGTGGCGCGGCGGCCATCCTCGTGGCGCGCGCAGGAGAGGAAAGGGGGGCGTGGCGAGCTCAGGGGCGCCCGAGAAGGTGGGTTGGGGCAATAccaggggcgcgggagcggttttgggcggaggcgcgacgcgtgggggcggccaggtggcttcgccggcgtacagcgccgccgtgggcgaGGTGCAGGGAGACGGAGGTGGAAGAAACGGTCAGGGGCAGTTTCGTAATTAGACCAAAGTTCCAAAAcccagttctgtaatttcaatttttctccatcttattggcctcaaatgaaaaagtgttgaataccacttttgctcagtttttcgagatctacaactttcgtgttatgcactttttaattagagcaatggtttgagagttatttaattatttcaaaaactgtcatttaaagtacttatcatttcatgtgaattttggcacttttactcctaggcttcaactaggtttttgttgaacatgacatggtgaatatgtatattcattttcctatgcataagtgcattggtttgaaagttatttttaacttccttatttctagaaattgaactcttgtttatttaatttgtttgaattagtagctcttcacaaatccaagaatggttccattgatctttgcatttgagggctttccagtttgggtttgatttgcatagcaagtttatagctcattatgaaaggtgtattttattgccttatttaccacacatgtcaagtcaagtttaaaagggtaccaattatttttttttcaaacacattgcactcaaacacatgcacacatacatttacacacaaatttgcaagaactagacatagggttcttatttaagttttcttagctcatttgtgtgtgaagttatgttaattgactagctttggttaaactgacaccagaggtgtcacagatACTTGCAACTACAACTCATTCAGCAAGCGGACCAAGATTCTGAAAATGATTTTGAACATTAATGGACCAGAAAGCATAATTTGAGCCATCACTTACAAACGGCTCAATGAGTACCTCATAGGAAGTCGATATCATTTCTTCACGGTGGTTAAGCTTTGATGTgaacctggctctgataccaattgaaaggaccgtgatgtcgcctagaggggggggtgaataggcacacctacaaattttcactcaaataCAACGGATAAAATTGACTGTCTGCCAAACCCCGAACTTCCGGGTttaaaatccggaacttccggatttgggctagacagtaggtgaactcggaacttccggatttgtcAATCCGGAATttccgagttcactcagaaCAGAATGAACACAATAAGAATAGTGCTAATAAATGAATgtaaattcaaaccccaattgtagagtctgctcaaagaagttccttgagcaggttcacgcagatcctgcacatacgaaacaacaatatctccaagacacaagtgtctaatggagagctcctcaaatcctaaaacaaatgtaaatgcaataaacacaaagatttgttttaccgcagttcagattcaccccgtgcacccacgtgtgaatcctagtctccgttgaggaagcttatatcgACCCAAAGGTCAAGCtatttcctccttccactatatgaccatgcgccctcgtggcacaagatcggtgctgcaacaaacttgccgctgctcaccacagtCCTTGGGAGCTAATCGGCGACGCCTAaccgtctaggaggcttcacctcaaagagtaacaaatgcgaatcaTACAAATCACGGCTAATCTCAGGTGCTCAAGGTTTGTTGTGCTCTCAAGCATTCACactctcaacccaactcaagcatatacactaatcacacaatctcacaaagagaggttggggagagctcaactatgACTACCAAGCTTCTTGGGATGACCAGCAATGAACAGAATAAAGTCTGGAACAGCAGcacaccaaggagggggctaaggggtataaatagccggtcccaacAAAACTAGTCGTTATGTGACAGTTAGAACTCGGAACTTCCAGATTCTacaacccggaacctccgggttttcaaaccaactagccgttagtgccgcgtgtgccaaatccggaacttccggattccaaatccggaacttccggatttgccctggcagcaatgttaaaatgtgtacgtgagacttttgtgtctctctcaactcatatgggttacttgagcactgagactaaaccaaagaccattgtgatgcatccctcttaATATTACGGTatacctaaactcaagatcaaagataaattacatttcaacttcttgggcttctctttttcatcctatgccatgtgttgatcaatcacaatctgaggtgtgcatccaacttggcttctttactttgagcacatcttccttgagctagtgaccttgaacctttatctttgaatgaaatccacttctagttcaagtcaccgtcttcataataagattctagaaagattgatacttgccaacatgaacaccacacatgaccaagattcttcaagttgaacccaaagaacatttcatcaccctagcattggttcctcggtaaaaccacaattgcccttctccaagcttagtacctagaaacccattcccgaattccaactcttcatccttgcatcacatatagcttcatgtaggcttgtatcacatttaacttacaatgaaatccattttgatcctcaaactatttttttcttctaatgAATAATGCTTCTCAATGTGAAATTCTCCTTGTCTCTTAgaattcttggacttgatcattatcggTTTCCTTGCTCATGCCAAGCCTTTGCTTACATAGCCTCTAGAAACTCGCCTTTCGATCCCATCCATTTATTCTCAAGAGCCCTTTTGAACTCACATTGATTTTTACATTATAATGAAAACCATTtctttcatacttgtttgatcaTCAAATATCACTTGCAATTCTTATGACAATTTTTCCAATATatgagactatgcataagcatacaaCTTTGTCTCATTCTCAATACCTTGACTTGTCATTTTGAGTACCACATACTTCAACAAGCTTCATTTAGATATGGGAGTGAATTCTTCATCAATAACACATATCCCAATTCACACAATACTCATTGCTTGTTATCATTCTCATACTAGATTATGTCGTTGCATTTATCTTGTCATATGAGCATATGTCTTGAATCTTGATTCATTTCATCACATAGATTACAATTATGATAATCAATTActgctcatatactcaacaaaatagttagtcctttaattatggtgtcaatcaatccaccaaaacacactAGGGGTCGAGATGCACTTTCACGGATATTAGTACCACACACATGTACTAATCTATACTTATTTATAAAGCAAGTAAGATTTCCACCCAATTATTTGatttggttgtttggtttgaTTTGGCTTGAGTCAATTACAGGTGGGATCGGTCCGGATTTGAGTCAATTACATGTGGATCTGGTCTGGACTTAGTCAATTACATGTGGGCCTGGTCCATCAACGTTTCTCCATCCCTTTTCCTTTCTCGTCGTTTCCTTCGACTTGTGCAGCAATCAGCGGCGGCCATGATCCTGCCTTCCTTTCCTGCcggtggcggcagcagcagtgtGGCTCTGCGGTGGCCATGGGCGGACATGATTTCAGCCTGCCCttcctgccggcggcggcagctgcaggTGCGGCCCTTGCTCATCCCCCAGCGCCCTCCCCCAGACTGCGTATTGTCCCCCAGTGTCTTCTCTCGGACTGCATCTTGTCCGACGGCAGCAAGTAGCAGCGAGGCGGCCCCTCTGTGGCCtcctatccaaatcagagacGAGTCACCgggagcggaggcggcgccctATGGCCTCCTTATCCAAATCGGAAGCAAATCGCCGGTGCGTCAGGATCAAAGTCTTGGCTGACTCTGAGTCAAGGTTGCGTTCTTGTTTCGACTCAGAATCAAAGTTGTTTTTTTGTTCCTGCATATAAATAGCAGGAGTATCCTTTTTATTTGCAGAGACATCTGAAAAGTGCTTGGCCATCTCCAAGGTATTGTCGGTTGTCGCCGAGACGCTCCTCGACATAGACGAAGTGGTGGCTTTGTGTCCTCTCATGCAGCACTTCTGCCGTCACCAGCAGCACGGAGATTACCTCAACGCCCTGCTGTTTAGCTTCTTACCTACGTCCTGGACACAAGGTATGAACCAGTTTTTTAATTTGCAGTGGTGCTGCACTCCTCTGGCCGTGGGCGGGCAGCGCACGGCAAACACGGCTCGAGGTTGGAGAAAAGCGAGGATGGGAGACGATTGAGATTAGGAGCGACCTGGCCGGAGTTCGCCTCAATCAGGTTCGGCCGCCGGAGAGATTAATTGTCGCCATGTCGGAATGACTAAGGAAAGGAGAGAAGGGAAGAAGGAAAAGAGGAGAACAAGAAATAGGTTTGCGGATGGGTCCCTTACGAATGAAGGTGACAAATATCTATTTTCTTATTTTCAGTATAGATATTTAATTGCACATAATTATTTTCCTTAAAAAATCATGCGGCAGTAAAATTGTACAAAAttgaataaataataaaaatatataataataatatgaAATTATTTGATCACGGCTCGTGGCAACGCACGGACACATTTACTATTAATTTCTAAAGCATGTAACGTTTTCACCTAATTTTTTATTTGGGTTGTCTTGTGTCATTGACAGCTGAGTCTTAATCCATCCCGTATGCGAGTCGGACCAGCCCTACATCCACGACTCGATCAGGTAGATCACTACAAATTAACGCATAGTCAACTATACGTATCTGATATTTACAATTTTGTCCATAGCAACACACACACTGGTATTTACCTATCTCTatttctatctctatctcttccctactactacgtACTAAAGCAAGCAATGCTTCTTTTGTCCATCAACCAGTTCTAATCGGAATCCGGACAAATCAATTGAAATCTAAAAAATCAATTGGAATCCTAATCGGAACTTGAACAATTAGTGCCTCACGCGGTCACGGCGGCTTGTATATGGAATGAGAGAGCACAAAATTAGTAGTCTTATGTAGATCCGAGTAAAGTTTATATTACCCGTAGCAATGCACGGACACTGTGCTAGTAAGATACATAAATAAAGCATTGTtggcagctgctgctgcaaccACGTACATCCAAGGGTATCTGTATCAAGCAGACACAACGGAAAATACTAGTACATCGTACGTTCCCATAGGATGCAGATGCAGTATCTTCTACGTGTACAAGCAAGTGCGGCATGATGTTCCATCACAACACAGCAATGTTTTCGCATCCGACTCTTGGTCCATATATGCCGTGATGTAAAAGAGTTCAAGAAATTGTATGTTTGTATCTCGCTGAACGAACGGCAACGGCAGGTTCAGTGTGCTGCTAGAGCGAATCCAGTGTTTCCCATCACATTCTTCACGTACTCCTGCCTTGCGGGGTGGCCCTCCTGAGGCCGGTTCAGCGCAGTCCAGACTGGTTCCCCGATGAAGAGCCTCATGAGCTGCAAATTTGAAGGCGTCAGGATACATCAAACAGAATTCACTTACACTGAATGTTTGGTCATTAAAATGGTAACTAGGTGATCAACAATTACTTCTACCAACTGAAAATTTATTGGAATCGAGGAACCTTAGGTTCAGCATTCAAATATTCTAAAAAATTTACTTGGCATGAAACCTTTTGCTACCACTACAAATGACCTGTAAGTTCAATGCATAGCTGTGCTACAGAGTGGGGATCAAATTAGCAGCTCCTATTATGATTGCAAAAGCAGGTTGATACCTTCACATAATTTGCGCTGTCGAGGGTGAACCGATGATAAATTCCAGCAGGCAGGATGATCATGTCTCCTTCTTTTATCCAAATCCTAATCCACTTGTCATCCTTGTCACGGACATCAAAGTACCCACTGCCTTCCAAGCAGTAGCGGATCTCCTCGTCAGCGTGCATGTGCTCAGTGAAGAAGTTCTTCAGCTTCTCCTCATAGTTCTCCAGTTTGTCAGGACATATCTCAATAAGGTCCTTCAGGAAGCAACACATATTGTCAGTATATCATATACAAAAAATCGAAAACATAGGGTGGGAGATTAGGGCAGACCATGTAACTGTATCCTCTTTCTTTGCGGATTTTTGCAAGCTCTTCTTCGCTTTCAGACTTCTTAGGATCCAACTGCCAATAAAGCACACCAATATCTGCACAAACAAAAGGTACTTAAGTCAGCGTAACGAAGCAGGTACAGGACAAAGACCTGCGCCAGTCGGATTCAGTCCAATTGAGATGTTATCACTACATAATCAAGAAATTAGGAGCCAACTTAAATGGTACTATTTACGGCCACTTTGCGTATTTTTGGAATCTAATTTGTTAACAAACGCTCACCAATTCcagtatgtttttttttgtgtggttATGGCTCCAAAAGAATATTCATCCAGCAAAGTATATAGACAAAAAAGTACACTCAAAAAGCTTCCTTGATATTTCTACACCAGCAATTGCTTAACACATTCAGACAAATGACTCCATTGCAGAATAGCAATGAGATGTTGCTTAGAACCACAATTTCAAGGAAACACTGTTACTGAATAGTATCAAGTTAGCATTGGACCACACAACACAATCAATTTCCGGGTTGAATTGAGAACACTTAAGTACACTGAAATCTAAATCACATATTGCACCGGTCCCTCTTCATACCGGCCTTGGAGAGAAAATTAGTTCATTTTAGACTCAATTCCCTTCGTTCCCCTCCAATCCTCTTCTATTCAATCAAGCCCGGGGATCCCCCCAACCCCTGGTCCACCAACAAAGTGGAGCAACTTATAGCAACAGGAACCTATGCCAAGAACTCAACAATTTAAGCAATCAAGAAAAGTCTTAGGCACCTTACCTTCAAGCTTGGAGAGGGGTACTCCTGCTAATGGGGCGGGGCTTGATGGGttttttgggtgggttttaatacgggtactattggatgggtggaaacgggtgacactatgaaatgggttggggcgggttgggttgacgacatagacgggttgggacgggttggggcgctatggtagtagatcggcacataagtcgcatatcatcttccatcgtgacttcgggttggggcgggttggggcattgggccgacggggtgggtcggggcgggtggtAGTTAAGGCTCTTGAAATATGGGTAGGGGCGGATTTGGGGTGGGTTCAACCCCATTAGCAGGCGTAGAGAGGGGCAGGAACTCCTTGGGCCCTTGGAGGTCCTCGCCCTTCTCCTCCACAATCCACGCCTAATATTCAAAGAACCAACATCAGAAAACGAATCAGGCTAACGAACAACAACATCAATCACAGAACGAACGCTTAGAGACTCCTAGATAAGATCCTGCCCGTACCTGCGGAGCCATGCCGAGCGTGGAACGGGAACTGCGGAACTGGGAGCTACCTCGCTTGGCTGTCGATTTGTGAGCGCCGCCCTGTGCGCTTAGTATTAACTAGACAGATTGGGGCGCGATGCGCGCCTGTACAAAGATATtatttaaaataattaaaagaaGAAGCGTTATATCGTGAAAAAAAGTTAGTacaaaaattaaaattcaattaTTTTGATGTGAATATTTGTTGGGATTTGTACGTTACTTTGGAATGGTTCAAGGTTTTTgataatttttaaaatatgtATTAAAGTTTATGATTAGTAGTATTTGTTTGAGTGTAGGTGTGAACAGTATGTGGATCACTGTAAATAGTACCGTGTGATTCGTGTTATGAAGTATGAAAATCAATTATTAGAAGGAAATAGATTTATTTATGTTATATTAAACTGGTTCATAATTTTAATAAttattataaatatatttttagtttatgGTTGTGAGGAGGTGTGGGAAAAAATTAAAGTGGTGTTGCATATGAAGTTTGTAAATCAATTATTAAtataagaaaagagaaaaacaaagaaataaAGAAGGGTAATGTAGGAAGGGAAGGAAAaaatgtgggtcccacctgtGAGCAGTGTCGTGGGACCCACTATGAACCGTATGCGGGCTCCACTGGGTCCCACAAGCGAACAATGCTGTGGGACCCACTATAAACAGTATGTGGCCCACTTAAAATTGTGCAACAGACCcacgtgctacagtaccataggaCCCTCGTGGGGCCAAAACTCACGGGAGCTCTCCAAATCTTGGCACTTTAGTTTTAGTATAGGTATATAATATAATCAAGGAGGACCGATGGCTACCAGTGGGTTCCAGAACCAAAGATTGTTCCTTTCCTGGATTTTGTCGTGTGGCTGCGTGAGCGTGTGATTCTGGTGGATCTTGCAGATAGAAAGAGAGCCACAGGTAATCTCAGACTCTCGTCTCTTGAGACTGCCGGCGACAAGAGCTTGAGATTGCGGACGATTCAAGAAAACGAGTGTGATTTTTTGAGTGAACACGGCAGAGTTTGATAATAGAAACAGAACAAATTATGGCCCTACTGTTGACTATAAAATTGTTTCTACAGAAGGCCCATAGGCCGCGGGCCCATGTTGTTGCACTATTATTTAATGTCGATGGAGGCCCAGTTGCCAGTGGCCCATTCGATTAGGCCCATCACATAACCACTTTGCTCTGACATTTCCTCCTCCCCAAACGAAAGCCAGAGATTTATGAAAGTAGAAGTGTTGTTTGTTTGGTCCCTCGCACATCGCACTCGTTTTCGTTGGGTGAAACTGCAATTTAGATGCTGTTTGATCCTTCCCAattaataattatctatctatTAGCTGACTAAAGATTAGCTAGCTAACCATTAGCTGAGCATGTGGATCCATTAGCTAATTGCTAAATTTTAAGTAACATGAATGGATCATGCTACCCTTCTTTTGAAGCCGAATTTAGGGAGAGGGTAGTGGATCAAAGGTAAAAGAATTTCAAACACAATGGCGGAGCTCTCGGTATGGCAAGGTGTGGCCATTGCCATACCTTGTTCTACCAGAAGTACTTCTACTTCTTATACATCCTTGCTCCTTTTGGTAGTTTTTTCTACACTATCACAATGAATTAAGATTTGCGCTATACCTCAACAGTAGTCTGTCATCCGCCACTGTTCAAACACCATTAGTTAGGATTAGCTATGTTCAATCAGCTAATAAAATATTATTGTAAAAATTAGCTGAGAGATAATTAACTACTTCAATAGCTGATCTATTTAGATCACTAATAGTAGTAGCTAATTTTAGCTAATTTTAACTCCTTCATTAGCTGACGAAGCAGCTA from Panicum virgatum strain AP13 chromosome 9K, P.virgatum_v5, whole genome shotgun sequence encodes:
- the LOC120651007 gene encoding uncharacterized protein LOC120651007 — translated: MILPSFPAGGGSSSVALRWPWADMISACPSCRRRQLQRHLKSAWPSPSGAALLWPWAGSARQTRLEVGEKRGWETIEIRSDLAGVRLNQVRPPERLIVAMSE
- the LOC120651006 gene encoding 1,2-dihydroxy-3-keto-5-methylthiopentene dioxygenase 4-like, whose product is MAPQAWIVEEKGEDLQGPKEFLPLSKLEDIGVLYWQLDPKKSESEEELAKIRKERGYSYMDLIEICPDKLENYEEKLKNFFTEHMHADEEIRYCLEGSGYFDVRDKDDKWIRIWIKEGDMIILPAGIYHRFTLDSANYVKLMRLFIGEPVWTALNRPQEGHPARQEYVKNVMGNTGFALAAH